One window from the genome of Amycolatopsis sp. NBC_01480 encodes:
- a CDS encoding cytochrome P450 family protein, whose protein sequence is MGEHTPIVIDRTGEDIHAEAARIRAEGQVARIELPGGTAAWSIAGYEAGVQALSDQRFSKDPRKHWPAYANGEIGDDFPFIGWILMENLTTSHGRDHSRLRKLTASAFTPRRVDAMRPSVEKTATGLLDELALRGSAGAVDLRAGFTHPLPARVICELFGVPEESRDAMLRGGEVNADTTISPEESAANFLEWDRLMREFAESKRREPGDDLTSDLLRAREDGSRLTEGELLGTLHLLLATGTTPAMNLITNAVAALLAHPGQHELVRTGRATWRDVIEETLRYDAPVAHLPFRFTVEDVDIAGVTIPRGSPVLMAFAAIGRDPAIHGESAGTFELNREDKRHLSFGHGIYRCIGRPLALLEAEVALSMLFERFPDLSLAVPPGELRPEATFIMNGKQELPVLLGGPRK, encoded by the coding sequence ATGGGCGAGCACACGCCGATCGTCATCGACCGGACCGGCGAGGACATCCACGCCGAAGCCGCGCGCATCCGCGCCGAGGGGCAGGTCGCGAGGATCGAGCTGCCCGGCGGCACGGCGGCCTGGTCGATCGCCGGCTACGAGGCGGGGGTGCAGGCGCTGTCGGACCAGCGGTTCTCCAAGGACCCGCGCAAGCACTGGCCCGCTTACGCCAACGGCGAGATCGGGGACGACTTCCCGTTCATCGGCTGGATCCTGATGGAGAACCTGACGACCAGCCACGGCCGCGACCACTCCCGGCTCCGCAAGCTCACCGCGAGCGCCTTCACCCCGAGGCGGGTGGACGCGATGCGGCCCAGTGTGGAGAAGACCGCCACCGGGCTGCTCGACGAGCTGGCCCTGCGCGGGTCCGCCGGCGCGGTCGACCTGCGGGCCGGGTTCACGCACCCGCTGCCCGCGCGGGTGATCTGCGAGCTGTTCGGCGTGCCGGAGGAATCGCGGGACGCCATGCTCCGCGGCGGCGAGGTCAACGCGGACACCACGATCAGCCCGGAGGAATCGGCGGCGAACTTCCTGGAGTGGGACCGCCTGATGCGGGAGTTCGCCGAGTCGAAGCGCCGCGAGCCGGGCGACGACCTCACCTCGGACCTGCTGCGGGCCCGCGAAGACGGCTCCCGGCTGACCGAGGGCGAGCTGCTGGGCACGCTTCACCTGCTGCTCGCCACCGGCACCACGCCGGCGATGAACCTGATCACGAACGCCGTCGCCGCCCTGCTCGCCCATCCCGGCCAGCACGAGCTGGTCCGCACCGGCCGGGCCACCTGGCGCGACGTGATCGAGGAGACCCTCCGCTACGACGCGCCGGTCGCGCACCTGCCCTTCCGGTTCACCGTCGAGGACGTGGACATCGCGGGCGTCACCATCCCGCGCGGGTCCCCGGTCCTGATGGCGTTCGCCGCGATCGGCCGTGATCCGGCGATCCACGGCGAGAGCGCCGGGACGTTCGAGCTGAACCGCGAAGACAAGCGGCACCTGTCGTTCGGGCACGGGATCTACCGCTGCATCGGCCGGCCGCTGGCGCTGCTCGAGGCCGAAGTCGCGCTCTCGATGCTGTTCGAGCGCTTCCCCGACCTCTCGCTGGCGGTGCCGCCGGGCGAGCTGCGGCCGGAGGCGACGTTCATCATGAACGGCAAGCAGGAGCTCCCGGTGCTGCTCGGCGGCCCGCGCAAGTGA
- a CDS encoding DUF2306 domain-containing protein yields the protein MSQSTTTADPAPADDPGPAARRRPGGRMRSWTVLIATISLIYLADVLPPYLTLDPAQSRAEIRPDVPLHYPLLLLHITCGTIAFLTMCLQIWPWLRRAHPAVHRVSGTVYVFAGALPTAVLAVVLTSLEKGWAADFGTVAHASLWFTTSLVGYRMARRRRWIEHQRWMLYSVALLLGIIWGRGTVDFYTLTPFKFDVHYIFEIARWAGWMVNLIIVQIYVELRLQPKLRRRALTGSETR from the coding sequence TTGTCCCAGAGCACAACGACAGCCGATCCCGCCCCCGCCGACGACCCGGGTCCCGCCGCGCGCCGCCGCCCCGGCGGCCGGATGCGGTCGTGGACGGTGCTGATCGCGACCATCTCGCTGATCTACCTGGCGGACGTGCTGCCGCCCTACCTGACCCTGGACCCGGCGCAGTCCCGGGCCGAGATCCGGCCGGACGTCCCGCTCCACTACCCGCTGCTGCTGCTGCACATCACGTGCGGCACGATCGCCTTCCTGACGATGTGCCTGCAGATCTGGCCGTGGCTGCGGCGCGCGCACCCGGCGGTGCACCGCGTCTCCGGGACCGTCTACGTCTTCGCCGGCGCGCTGCCCACCGCGGTGCTGGCGGTGGTGCTCACTTCGCTGGAGAAGGGGTGGGCTGCCGACTTCGGGACGGTCGCGCACGCGTCGCTGTGGTTCACCACCTCGCTGGTCGGATACCGGATGGCCCGCCGGCGGCGGTGGATCGAGCACCAGCGCTGGATGCTGTACAGCGTGGCGCTGCTCCTGGGGATCATCTGGGGCCGGGGCACCGTCGACTTCTACACCCTGACGCCGTTCAAGTTCGACGTCCACTACATCTTCGAAATCGCGCGCTGGGCGGGCTGGATGGTCAACCTGATCATCGTCCAGATCTACGTCGAACTGCGGCTGCAGCCGAAACTGCGGCGCCGGGCGCTGACCGGCTCCGAGACGCGATAG
- a CDS encoding activator-dependent family glycosyltransferase, whose product MRVLFVAAPFASHLYVQVPIAWALRTAGHEVRVAGSPGLQGAIAGTGLTPVPIGEEVDLRSQLSLAEAELSVQSRDPRRPRGVQRDYGGDDPAAELASSIAGCRWLFTPDSAFTDVVELARAWRPDLVVWDTFNYAGAVAAEVTGAASARILFGADGHAQLRSACRARSAGWPGEGADPLREWLGPVLSGHGAGFTERTVLGDWTIFPMPSWIWRPGGVQYVPVRHLPYHGTAPVPGWLSEPPERPRVCVTMGLSHRENNIGIEAPATDLFDAVADLDVEVIATLDARQIERVSRHPDNVRVAGFVPLEALLPTCSAIVHSGGAGTFAAAVRHAVPQLIVPNCYFAEKWWGPISMANGVEEQGAGRYVGDADQMTADGLRKDLRAVLEEPSFADNARRLSVGLEAMPTPNDLVPVLEALTTQHRRPG is encoded by the coding sequence ATGCGCGTCCTCTTCGTCGCGGCACCGTTCGCCTCGCACCTGTACGTCCAGGTGCCGATCGCGTGGGCCCTGCGCACCGCGGGCCACGAGGTCCGGGTGGCGGGATCGCCCGGCCTGCAGGGCGCCATCGCGGGCACCGGGCTGACCCCGGTGCCCATCGGCGAGGAAGTCGACCTCCGCAGCCAGCTGAGCCTCGCGGAGGCAGAGCTGTCCGTGCAGAGCCGGGATCCGCGGCGGCCGCGGGGCGTCCAGCGCGACTACGGCGGGGACGACCCCGCCGCCGAGCTCGCCTCGAGCATCGCGGGCTGCCGCTGGCTGTTCACCCCGGACTCGGCGTTCACCGACGTCGTGGAGCTCGCCCGGGCCTGGCGGCCGGACCTGGTCGTCTGGGACACGTTCAACTACGCCGGCGCGGTGGCCGCCGAGGTCACGGGGGCGGCCAGCGCGAGGATCCTGTTCGGCGCCGACGGCCACGCGCAGCTGCGGTCCGCCTGCCGTGCCCGCTCCGCCGGGTGGCCGGGGGAGGGCGCCGACCCGCTGCGGGAGTGGCTCGGCCCGGTCCTGAGTGGACACGGCGCCGGCTTCACCGAGCGGACGGTGCTCGGCGACTGGACGATCTTCCCGATGCCCTCGTGGATCTGGCGGCCCGGCGGGGTGCAGTACGTGCCCGTGCGGCACCTCCCGTACCACGGGACGGCCCCGGTGCCGGGGTGGTTGTCCGAGCCGCCCGAGCGGCCCCGGGTCTGCGTCACCATGGGCCTTTCCCACCGCGAGAACAACATCGGGATCGAGGCCCCGGCCACCGACCTGTTCGACGCCGTCGCGGACCTGGACGTGGAAGTGATCGCCACGCTCGACGCCCGGCAGATCGAGCGGGTGTCCCGCCACCCGGACAACGTCCGGGTGGCGGGCTTCGTCCCGCTGGAGGCCCTCCTGCCCACCTGCTCGGCGATCGTCCACAGTGGAGGGGCCGGCACGTTCGCCGCGGCGGTGCGCCACGCGGTGCCGCAGCTGATCGTGCCGAACTGCTACTTCGCCGAGAAGTGGTGGGGCCCGATCTCGATGGCGAACGGGGTCGAGGAGCAGGGTGCCGGCCGCTACGTCGGCGACGCCGACCAGATGACGGCCGACGGCCTGCGGAAGGACCTTCGCGCGGTCCTGGAGGAGCCCTCGTTCGCGGACAACGCGCGCCGGCTGAGCGTGGGACTCGAGGCGATGCCGACGCCGAACGATCTCGTGCCGGTCCTCGAGGCATTGACCACGCAGCACCGACGCCCGGGCTGA
- a CDS encoding epoxide hydrolase family protein, with protein sequence MDEFRIDVPQHELDELDRRIAGTRWSADPPGTGWERGVPQDYLQRLAEYWRTEFDWRAAEAELNRCPQFRTEIDGERVHFLHVRSPEPAATPLLLTHGWPSSAAEFLDVIGPLTDPVAHGGRASEAFHLVIPSIPGYGFSGPLRHHGWNIPRTARAWAALMSELGYERYLAQGGDFGSFVSLELGRIDPEHVLGVHTSLLLTVPSGTPGELDGLSEQDLGRLAQLGKFEADGSAYMKVMMTRPRTSAHAFTDSPVGLLAWIVERYREWTSPASDLDQAIDIDRLLTTVSTYWFTGTVASSAQFYYEDVQLKRQAPAVDGPITVPVAVAVFPDDCFAPIRRLADRDIPTITQWSEFDRGGHFPALEVPHHYLADVRAFAKSLRPVAND encoded by the coding sequence ATGGACGAGTTCCGCATCGACGTGCCCCAGCACGAGCTGGACGAGCTGGACCGGAGGATCGCCGGCACGCGCTGGTCGGCCGATCCCCCGGGCACCGGCTGGGAGCGCGGGGTGCCCCAGGACTACCTGCAGCGGCTGGCCGAGTACTGGCGCACCGAGTTCGACTGGCGCGCCGCGGAAGCGGAGCTCAACCGCTGTCCCCAGTTCCGCACGGAGATCGACGGCGAGCGGGTGCACTTCCTCCACGTGCGCTCACCCGAGCCGGCCGCGACACCGCTGCTGCTGACCCACGGCTGGCCCAGCTCGGCCGCCGAGTTCCTGGACGTCATCGGCCCGCTGACCGACCCGGTGGCGCACGGGGGCCGCGCGAGCGAGGCGTTCCACCTGGTCATCCCGTCCATCCCCGGCTACGGGTTCTCCGGTCCGCTGCGCCACCACGGCTGGAACATCCCCCGCACCGCGCGGGCCTGGGCCGCGCTGATGAGCGAGCTCGGCTACGAGCGGTACCTCGCCCAGGGCGGCGACTTCGGCTCGTTCGTCTCGCTGGAACTGGGCCGGATCGACCCGGAGCACGTCCTCGGGGTGCACACCAGCCTGCTGCTCACGGTCCCCTCGGGCACGCCCGGCGAGCTGGACGGCCTCAGCGAGCAGGACCTGGGAAGGCTGGCGCAGCTGGGGAAGTTCGAGGCGGACGGGTCCGCCTACATGAAGGTGATGATGACCCGGCCGCGGACCTCGGCCCACGCGTTCACCGACTCGCCGGTGGGCCTGCTCGCGTGGATCGTCGAACGGTACCGGGAGTGGACCTCGCCCGCCTCGGACCTGGACCAGGCGATCGACATCGACCGCCTGCTCACCACCGTGAGCACCTACTGGTTCACCGGCACCGTCGCCTCGTCGGCCCAGTTCTACTACGAGGACGTGCAGCTGAAGCGGCAGGCCCCGGCCGTGGACGGGCCGATCACCGTGCCGGTCGCCGTCGCGGTGTTCCCCGACGACTGCTTCGCCCCGATCCGGCGGCTCGCCGACCGGGACATCCCGACCATCACGCAGTGGAGCGAGTTCGACCGCGGCGGGCACTTCCCCGCGTTGGAGGTCCCCCACCACTACCTCGCCGACGTGCGCGCGTTCGCGAAATCCCTGCGCCCCGTGGCAAACGACTAG
- a CDS encoding cytochrome P450, with the protein MTDAATTAHGRGGASFVDGVTARHLVGRPIEAYSNGVTVAHQHGGTTTWLVSGYQLAREFLRDNRFSRAEASQAGPFRGPALRMSITEMDRPLHTRIRTLIGGAFAARHVEQLRPRIERLAETVLRQAVARGPGGDLVADVCAPLTFAAHCEVLGVPPARREAIRRTSLARLGQPGAACPEQTYRAELALHEEVTDLLADPALPAGLLADLVRAHREDGLLSPAELTGLASSLFFDGHALAAAQIATTVLCLLRRPGLFAAVRENTALLGPVIEEALRYSPSVTLSMTRIAGVDLTFGGAAIRAGDEVVAAIPIANRDEAVFDRADVFLPDRGRTRHLAFGHGTHHCIGAHLARLEINAALRALVQHTPRMRLAVPEEELDWFAAPNMRSLVAVPVRWHEPEPPPGS; encoded by the coding sequence GTGACGGATGCGGCCACCACCGCGCACGGTCGCGGCGGCGCGAGCTTCGTCGACGGAGTGACCGCCCGGCACCTCGTAGGGCGGCCGATCGAGGCGTATTCCAACGGCGTCACGGTGGCCCACCAGCACGGAGGCACCACAACCTGGCTCGTCTCCGGCTACCAGCTCGCCCGGGAATTCCTGCGGGACAACCGGTTCAGCCGGGCCGAAGCCTCCCAGGCCGGCCCGTTCCGCGGGCCCGCGCTCCGGATGTCCATCACCGAGATGGACCGGCCGCTGCACACCCGGATCCGCACGCTGATCGGCGGGGCGTTCGCGGCCCGGCACGTCGAGCAGCTGCGCCCACGCATCGAGCGGCTCGCGGAAACGGTGCTGCGGCAGGCGGTCGCCCGCGGACCGGGCGGCGACCTCGTCGCCGACGTCTGCGCTCCGCTGACCTTCGCGGCGCACTGCGAGGTGCTCGGCGTGCCCCCGGCTCGCCGCGAGGCGATCCGGCGCACCTCGCTGGCCCGGCTCGGACAGCCCGGCGCGGCGTGCCCGGAACAGACTTACCGCGCCGAACTGGCCCTGCACGAAGAGGTCACGGACCTGCTCGCCGATCCGGCGCTCCCCGCCGGGCTGCTCGCGGACCTGGTCCGGGCGCACCGGGAAGACGGCCTGCTCTCCCCCGCCGAGCTGACCGGGCTGGCCTCGTCGTTGTTCTTCGACGGTCACGCGCTGGCGGCCGCCCAGATCGCCACCACCGTCCTGTGCCTGCTGCGGCGGCCCGGGCTGTTCGCGGCGGTGCGCGAGAACACCGCTCTGCTCGGCCCGGTGATCGAGGAAGCCCTGCGCTACAGCCCGTCGGTCACCCTCAGCATGACCAGGATCGCCGGCGTCGACCTCACCTTCGGCGGCGCGGCCATCCGGGCGGGTGACGAGGTGGTGGCCGCGATCCCGATCGCCAACCGGGACGAGGCGGTGTTCGACCGCGCGGACGTCTTCCTCCCGGACCGCGGGCGCACGCGGCACCTCGCGTTCGGGCACGGAACCCACCACTGCATCGGCGCGCACCTCGCACGGCTCGAGATCAACGCGGCGCTGCGCGCGCTGGTGCAGCACACACCGCGAATGCGCCTAGCGGTCCCGGAGGAAGAACTGGACTGGTTCGCCGCGCCGAACATGCGAAGCCTGGTCGCGGTGCCGGTCCGCTGGCACGAGCCTGAGCCGCCCCCGGGGAGCTGA